One Nocardioides luti DNA window includes the following coding sequences:
- a CDS encoding cob(I)yrinic acid a,c-diamide adenosyltransferase produces MVNLTRIYTRTGDAGETRLGDMSLTTKNDLRLHAYADVDEANAHLGLALAQGDLDDHVVQVLTHVQNDLFDVGADFCTPVVAEPEFPPLRIEQDYVDRLEQWCDHYNETLPNLRSFILNGGTHGGALLHVARTVVRRAERSAWAAHAEHAATMNPLAITYLNRLSDLLFILARHANREQGDVLWVPGGERGQRGEG; encoded by the coding sequence ATGGTCAACCTCACCCGGATCTACACCCGCACCGGCGACGCCGGCGAGACCCGCCTCGGCGACATGAGCCTCACCACCAAGAACGACCTCCGGCTGCACGCCTACGCCGACGTCGACGAGGCGAACGCCCACCTGGGCCTGGCGCTGGCGCAGGGCGACCTCGACGACCACGTGGTGCAGGTGCTCACGCACGTGCAGAACGACCTCTTCGACGTGGGTGCCGACTTCTGCACCCCGGTCGTCGCGGAGCCGGAGTTCCCGCCGCTGCGCATCGAGCAGGACTACGTCGACCGGCTCGAGCAGTGGTGCGACCACTACAACGAGACGCTGCCCAACCTGCGCTCCTTCATCCTCAATGGCGGCACCCACGGGGGCGCGCTGCTCCACGTCGCGCGCACTGTCGTACGCCGTGCCGAGCGGTCGGCCTGGGCCGCCCATGCGGAGCACGCCGCGACGATGAACCCGCTCGCGATCACCTACCTGAACCGCCTCTCCGACCTGCTCTTCATCCTGGCCCGCCACGCGAACCGCGAGCAGGGCGACGTGCTCTGGGTGCCCGGCGGGGAGCGCGGCCAGCGCGGCGAGGGCTGA
- a CDS encoding STAS domain-containing protein has translation MTDGATLVLSGDFDVRSTWEVRNALYEHLEGHDEDVVIDMTDVNAVDVTALKVLAVATRQAVRAGHHLTLRGCSPAVRRMLHLSRLIRVLEVERQAVSA, from the coding sequence ATGACCGACGGAGCGACACTGGTCCTGAGCGGCGACTTCGACGTGCGCAGCACGTGGGAGGTGCGCAACGCCCTCTACGAGCACCTCGAGGGCCACGACGAGGACGTCGTCATCGACATGACCGACGTGAACGCCGTCGATGTGACCGCGCTCAAGGTGCTGGCCGTCGCCACCCGGCAGGCCGTCCGCGCCGGGCACCACCTCACGCTGCGCGGCTGCTCTCCCGCCGTACGCCGGATGCTGCACCTGTCGCGGCTGATCCGCGTGCTCGAGGTCGAGCGCCAGGCCGTCAGCGCCTAG
- a CDS encoding protein meaA yields MSETERAPKDRPWVMRTYAGHSTATASNALYRTNLAKGQTGLSVAFDLPTQTGYDPDSPLARGEVGKVGVPVPHLGEMRRLFDDIPLTGMNTSMTINAVAMWMLAMYQVVAEEQNPDSTPEEVAAQLAGTTQNDIIKEYLSRGTYAFPPEASMRLIADMIAYTVHQIPKWNPINICSYHLQEAGATPTQELAYALSTAIAVLDQVKNAGQVSDDDFEKVVGRISFFVNAGVRFVEETCKMRAFNQLWDEITRERYGVEDPKMRRFRYGVQVNSLGLTEAQPENNVQRIVLEMLGVTLSKNARARAVQLPAWNEALGLPRPWDQQWSLRLQQVLAFESDLLEYDDIFDGSHVIEAKVAELVEGARAEIDRVQAMGGAIAAVEYMKSELVSSHAARRARIESGEEKIVGVNVYETTEPSPLTADLDGAIMAADPQAEQSALTSVDEWKAARDETEVAEALARLAADAKTDANLMAATLAAVRAGATTGEWAGTLREVFGEYRGPTGVSGAVVAEAGAELTAVRERVRATGAELGGRLRLLVGKPGLDGHSNGAEQVAVRARDAGFEVIYQGIRLTPQQIVAAAVAEDVHCVGLSILSGSHMELVPDVLDGLREAGLGDVPVIVGGIIPDSDGRRLKEQGVAAVYTPKDFGLTEIMGGIVDVIRRAHDLDDQD; encoded by the coding sequence ATGAGCGAAACCGAACGGGCACCGAAGGACCGTCCCTGGGTGATGCGCACGTACGCCGGCCACTCGACGGCCACGGCGTCCAACGCGCTCTACCGCACCAACCTGGCCAAGGGCCAGACCGGCCTGTCGGTGGCCTTCGACCTGCCGACCCAGACCGGCTACGACCCCGACTCGCCGCTCGCCCGCGGCGAGGTCGGCAAGGTCGGCGTCCCGGTGCCGCACCTCGGCGAGATGCGCCGCCTCTTCGACGACATCCCGCTCACCGGGATGAACACGTCGATGACGATCAACGCCGTCGCGATGTGGATGCTCGCGATGTACCAGGTGGTCGCCGAGGAGCAGAACCCGGACAGCACCCCCGAGGAGGTCGCCGCCCAGCTGGCCGGCACGACCCAGAACGACATCATCAAGGAGTACCTCTCCCGCGGGACCTACGCGTTCCCGCCCGAGGCCTCGATGCGGCTGATCGCCGACATGATCGCCTACACGGTCCACCAGATCCCGAAGTGGAACCCCATCAACATCTGCAGCTACCACCTGCAGGAGGCCGGCGCGACGCCGACGCAGGAGCTCGCCTACGCGCTGAGCACCGCGATCGCCGTGCTCGACCAGGTCAAGAACGCCGGCCAGGTCTCCGACGACGACTTCGAGAAGGTCGTCGGCCGGATCTCGTTCTTCGTGAACGCCGGTGTCCGGTTCGTCGAGGAGACCTGCAAGATGCGGGCCTTCAACCAGCTCTGGGACGAGATCACCCGGGAGCGGTACGGCGTCGAGGACCCGAAGATGCGCCGGTTCCGCTACGGCGTCCAGGTCAACTCGCTCGGCCTCACCGAGGCCCAGCCCGAGAACAACGTGCAGCGCATCGTGCTCGAGATGCTCGGCGTGACGCTGTCGAAGAACGCCCGCGCCCGCGCGGTCCAGCTCCCGGCGTGGAACGAGGCCCTCGGCCTGCCCCGTCCGTGGGACCAGCAGTGGTCGCTGCGCCTGCAGCAGGTGCTGGCCTTCGAGTCCGACCTGCTGGAGTACGACGACATCTTCGACGGCTCGCACGTCATCGAGGCCAAGGTCGCCGAGCTGGTCGAGGGCGCCCGCGCCGAGATCGACCGGGTGCAGGCGATGGGCGGTGCGATCGCCGCGGTGGAGTACATGAAGTCCGAGCTGGTCTCCTCGCACGCCGCCCGCCGTGCCCGGATCGAGTCCGGCGAGGAGAAGATCGTCGGCGTCAACGTCTACGAGACCACCGAGCCCTCCCCGCTCACGGCCGACCTCGACGGCGCGATCATGGCCGCCGACCCGCAGGCCGAGCAGTCCGCGCTGACCTCGGTCGATGAGTGGAAGGCCGCCCGGGACGAGACCGAGGTGGCCGAGGCGCTCGCGCGGCTGGCCGCCGACGCCAAGACCGACGCCAACCTGATGGCCGCCACGCTGGCCGCCGTCCGCGCCGGCGCGACCACCGGCGAGTGGGCGGGCACCCTGCGCGAGGTGTTCGGCGAGTACCGCGGCCCCACCGGCGTCAGCGGCGCCGTCGTGGCCGAGGCGGGCGCCGAGCTGACCGCGGTGCGCGAGAGGGTCCGCGCCACCGGCGCCGAGCTGGGCGGGCGGCTGCGGCTGCTCGTTGGGAAGCCCGGCCTCGACGGCCACTCCAACGGCGCCGAGCAGGTGGCCGTCCGGGCCCGCGACGCCGGCTTCGAGGTGATCTACCAGGGCATCCGCCTGACGCCCCAGCAGATCGTCGCGGCCGCGGTGGCCGAGGACGTGCACTGCGTCGGCCTCTCGATCCTGTCCGGCTCCCACATGGAGCTGGTGCCGGACGTGCTGGACGGCCTGCGCGAGGCCGGGCTCGGCGACGTCCCGGTCATCGTCGGCGGGATCATCCCGGACTCCGACGGCCGCCGGCTCAAGGAGCAGGGCGTCGCCGCGGTCTACACGCCCAAGGACTTCGGGCTCACCGAGATCATGGGCGGCATCGTGGACGTCATCCGCCGGGCCCACGACCTCGACGACCAGGACTGA
- a CDS encoding histidine phosphatase family protein: MSSLQCPARLVLARHGEAEYETDLVTDDGGSLSAAGRQQARALGESLRGERVARVWTSPLSRAVQTAELAAGVLGTDVVVRNGLREYGVGSLAGTDGDEGATIGPVFRAWAEGDDTAAIDGGEVVGDIVARVHAVLREVADAHRGETALVVSHGGAILASVPGLVGAPRLSSYDLVLPNCGFVVLEADDEGWRLVRWDAAHTVR, encoded by the coding sequence ATGAGCTCGCTGCAGTGCCCGGCCCGCCTCGTCCTCGCCCGCCACGGCGAGGCGGAGTACGAGACCGACCTGGTCACCGACGACGGCGGCTCGCTGAGCGCCGCCGGGCGTCAGCAGGCACGGGCGCTGGGGGAGTCCCTGCGCGGCGAGCGGGTCGCGCGGGTGTGGACCAGCCCGCTGTCGCGCGCCGTCCAGACGGCGGAGCTCGCCGCGGGCGTGCTCGGCACCGACGTGGTCGTCCGCAACGGCCTGCGGGAGTACGGCGTGGGCTCGCTGGCCGGCACCGACGGCGACGAGGGCGCGACCATCGGGCCGGTCTTCCGGGCCTGGGCCGAGGGTGACGACACCGCGGCGATCGACGGGGGAGAGGTCGTCGGCGACATCGTCGCCCGGGTGCACGCCGTGCTCCGGGAGGTCGCGGACGCGCACCGCGGGGAGACGGCGCTCGTGGTCAGCCACGGCGGCGCGATCCTCGCGAGCGTGCCCGGGCTGGTCGGGGCGCCCCGGCTGTCGTCGTACGACCTGGTGCTGCCGAACTGCGGGTTCGTGGTGCTCGAGGCCGACGACGAGGGGTGGCGGCTCGTCAGGTGGGATGCCGCTCACACAGTGAGGTAA
- a CDS encoding ferritin-like domain-containing protein: MAATRFTDQLNVQIGNELAAHNQYLACAVHYDDLTMPRMAAFFYAQALEERAHAAMMIQYLLDTDTKVVIPAVEAPVNDFADVVAPVALALEQEKRVTDQINGLLRIAREEYDFASEQFMQWFIKEQVEEVATMSDLLAVTTRNRDDIEDIEEYVAREQASGEADPTAPREAGA, encoded by the coding sequence GTGGCCGCCACCCGATTCACCGACCAGCTCAACGTCCAGATCGGGAACGAGCTGGCGGCGCACAACCAGTACCTCGCCTGCGCGGTCCACTACGACGACCTGACGATGCCGCGGATGGCGGCGTTCTTCTACGCCCAGGCGCTCGAGGAGCGGGCGCACGCCGCGATGATGATCCAGTACCTCCTCGACACCGACACCAAGGTCGTGATCCCCGCCGTCGAGGCCCCCGTCAACGACTTCGCCGACGTCGTCGCGCCGGTTGCGCTCGCGCTCGAGCAGGAGAAGCGGGTCACCGACCAGATCAACGGCCTGCTGCGGATCGCCCGCGAGGAGTACGACTTCGCCTCCGAGCAGTTCATGCAGTGGTTCATCAAGGAGCAGGTCGAGGAGGTCGCCACGATGAGCGACCTGCTCGCGGTCACGACCCGCAACCGCGACGACATCGAGGACATCGAGGAGTACGTCGCCCGCGAGCAGGCGTCCGGCGAGGCCGACCCCACGGCCCCGCGCGAGGCCGGCGCCTGA
- a CDS encoding alpha/beta hydrolase produces the protein MLTVRPVARLVAAGLVAGVLAAVPLSSPVGAAPATPSARGTDVVSRAVTFDVVNTNGTNLACSADNQSYELHGSLVGPRHEVLSASAPRINVLVHDLATGSWSWHLRRHPGVDYARKLAQRGETSLVLDRLGYGRSPLPDGNATCLGAQADMLHQVVQHLRSGHYDFSRHPDRGTPAAEHVVVHGHSTGAAIAELEAGTYDDIDGLVVMSWTDRGASQRALDAAQAQSSLCLKGQDHATFGGSKKDYRSLLFASAARTVQRDGADLRAATPCGDALSLSQMVASAPTTTRKIEAPVLLLFGGKDALNRRDARQTQVDAYDSSTGVTHHTVKGAGSALALEASAARTRSRVLHWLHTLD, from the coding sequence ATGCTCACCGTCCGACCCGTCGCCCGACTCGTCGCCGCAGGCCTCGTCGCCGGCGTGCTGGCCGCCGTTCCGCTCTCCTCGCCGGTGGGCGCCGCGCCGGCGACCCCGTCCGCCCGCGGCACGGACGTGGTCTCCCGCGCGGTCACCTTCGACGTCGTCAACACGAACGGCACGAACCTCGCCTGCTCCGCCGACAACCAGTCCTACGAGCTGCACGGCAGCCTGGTCGGTCCCCGCCACGAGGTCCTCAGCGCCAGCGCCCCCCGCATCAACGTGCTCGTCCACGACCTGGCGACGGGCTCGTGGTCGTGGCACCTGCGCCGCCACCCCGGCGTCGACTACGCGCGCAAGCTCGCCCAGCGCGGCGAGACCTCGCTGGTCCTCGACCGGCTCGGCTACGGCCGCAGCCCCCTCCCCGACGGCAACGCCACCTGCCTGGGCGCGCAGGCCGACATGCTCCACCAGGTCGTCCAGCACCTGCGCTCCGGCCACTACGACTTCTCGCGGCACCCCGACCGCGGCACCCCCGCCGCCGAGCACGTGGTCGTCCACGGCCACTCCACGGGGGCGGCCATCGCCGAGCTCGAGGCCGGGACGTACGACGACATCGACGGCCTGGTCGTGATGTCGTGGACCGACCGCGGCGCCTCGCAGCGCGCGCTCGACGCGGCGCAGGCGCAGTCCTCGCTCTGCCTCAAGGGGCAGGACCACGCCACCTTCGGCGGCTCGAAGAAGGACTACCGCAGCCTGCTGTTCGCCAGCGCTGCCCGCACGGTGCAGCGCGACGGTGCCGACCTCCGCGCGGCCACGCCGTGCGGCGACGCGCTGAGCCTCTCCCAGATGGTGGCGTCCGCACCGACCACCACGCGCAAGATCGAGGCCCCCGTGCTGCTGCTCTTCGGCGGCAAGGACGCCCTCAACCGTCGTGACGCCCGGCAGACCCAGGTCGACGCCTACGACTCCTCGACCGGCGTCACGCACCACACCGTGAAGGGCGCGGGCAGCGCCCTGGCCCTCGAGGCCTCCGCCGCCCGGACCCGCTCGCGCGTGCTGCACTGGCTGCACACGCTCGACTGA